One segment of Bradyrhizobium sp. WD16 DNA contains the following:
- a CDS encoding DUF1476 domain-containing protein encodes MTTFDSREQGFEAKFAFDEELKFKAIARRNRMLGAWAADRLGLTGEAAAAYAKNLVTSELDTFGSDDTLHRVGQDLAQKGVSREEVEQKMAEFLLVAVAQIEAGN; translated from the coding sequence ATGACGACGTTCGACAGCCGTGAACAGGGCTTCGAAGCCAAGTTCGCCTTCGACGAGGAGCTGAAGTTCAAGGCGATCGCTCGCCGCAATCGGATGCTGGGGGCCTGGGCCGCCGACAGACTCGGGCTGACGGGTGAGGCGGCGGCGGCCTATGCCAAGAATCTGGTCACATCGGAACTCGACACCTTCGGCAGCGACGATACCCTTCACAGGGTGGGACAAGACCTCGCGCAGAAGGGCGTGTCGCGCGAGGAGGTCGAACAGAAGATGGCTGAGTTCCTCCTTGTCGCCGTCGCGCAGATCGAGGCCGGCAATTAG
- a CDS encoding F0F1 ATP synthase subunit epsilon, whose amino-acid sequence MATFPLQLISPEELVYSGDVDQVDLPGVAGDLGILAGHAPTVAMLRPGIVTVMAGGKTNARFVILGGLAEMSTTLLTILADSAKAVDDFDLSGFKAQIEELEASLPQTAAGEAFDGAIARLDHYRSIHYNLTSQLVAPF is encoded by the coding sequence ATGGCAACGTTTCCGCTCCAGCTGATATCCCCCGAAGAACTGGTCTATTCCGGCGACGTCGATCAGGTCGACCTGCCGGGCGTGGCCGGCGATCTCGGCATTCTCGCCGGCCACGCTCCGACGGTCGCCATGCTCCGACCGGGCATCGTGACGGTCATGGCCGGCGGCAAGACGAATGCGCGTTTCGTCATCCTCGGCGGACTTGCCGAGATGTCGACCACGTTGCTGACGATCCTCGCCGACTCGGCCAAGGCCGTCGACGACTTCGACCTCTCAGGCTTCAAGGCGCAGATCGAGGAACTGGAAGCGAGCCTGCCGCAGACGGCGGCGGGCGAGGCGTTCGATGGCGCCATCGCGCGGCTCGATCACTACCGGTCGATCCACTACAATCTGACGTCGCAACTCGTCGCGCCGTTCTGA
- a CDS encoding chorismate mutase, giving the protein MSDEPEAPEALVSLRQSIDNIDAALVYMLAERFKCTRLIGELKAASGLPAADPSREAVQISRLRRLAGAANLDAVFAEKFLKFIIEEVIRHHNEVAADSHNRAGQ; this is encoded by the coding sequence ATGAGCGATGAACCAGAAGCGCCGGAGGCTCTCGTTAGTCTGCGTCAGAGCATCGACAACATCGATGCTGCATTGGTTTACATGTTGGCGGAGCGCTTCAAGTGCACCCGGTTGATTGGCGAGCTCAAAGCGGCTTCGGGATTACCGGCCGCCGATCCCAGCAGGGAAGCGGTTCAAATTTCGCGGTTGAGGCGGCTGGCTGGTGCAGCAAACTTGGATGCTGTGTTTGCAGAGAAGTTTCTCAAGTTCATCATCGAGGAGGTGATCCGGCATCATAACGAGGTTGCCGCCGATAGCCACAATCGCGCTGGTCAATGA
- a CDS encoding MurR/RpiR family transcriptional regulator, translated as MPTDKSSIVQRIARAELSPSHRQIADYVLDRPLRVATMRVEDLAEIVGVSVPTVNRFARALDFEGYAQFRAALVHDFEAALAPVEKLRAAPDDTGNAANVFADALAQIAQNTERTMRMLSEEECRRAVEAILTARRICIIGLGASAWLGGLLQHRLDSICDDIHSLASVEGAAYAAKALRRLGPGDLAIAIAFPRYLADTILLAKRARETGAAILVLTDSPHSPIAPLADIALYAATESRFFANCEAAVLALIEALAAAVAHASGRSIEAAERLVEAVLPWLHDGHSTALRPSLAKAVPKTGAPRANAATDAPAESSKDHP; from the coding sequence TTGCCGACCGACAAGAGTTCGATCGTGCAGCGTATCGCCCGCGCCGAGCTGTCGCCGTCGCATCGGCAGATTGCTGACTATGTGCTCGATCGCCCATTGCGCGTGGCCACCATGCGGGTGGAGGATCTCGCCGAAATCGTCGGCGTTTCAGTGCCCACCGTTAACCGTTTCGCCCGCGCGCTCGACTTCGAGGGCTACGCGCAATTCCGCGCGGCGCTCGTGCACGACTTCGAGGCAGCGCTCGCCCCAGTCGAGAAGCTTCGCGCCGCTCCGGACGATACCGGCAACGCCGCCAATGTGTTCGCCGATGCTCTCGCCCAGATTGCGCAGAACACGGAGCGGACCATGCGTATGCTTAGCGAGGAGGAATGCAGGCGCGCTGTCGAGGCGATCCTCACGGCGCGCAGGATCTGTATCATCGGTTTAGGCGCGAGCGCCTGGCTCGGCGGCCTGCTCCAGCATCGGCTCGATTCAATCTGCGACGACATACACTCGCTCGCGAGCGTCGAGGGCGCGGCCTACGCGGCGAAGGCGCTGCGCCGCCTCGGCCCCGGCGACCTCGCGATCGCGATCGCGTTCCCTCGCTACCTCGCCGACACGATTCTACTTGCCAAACGGGCACGCGAGACCGGTGCAGCGATTCTCGTGCTGACCGACAGCCCGCATTCGCCGATTGCGCCGCTTGCCGACATTGCGCTCTACGCTGCGACGGAGAGCCGCTTCTTCGCCAATTGCGAGGCAGCCGTGCTCGCTCTGATAGAAGCGCTGGCGGCAGCGGTCGCCCATGCCTCCGGACGCTCGATCGAGGCCGCCGAACGGCTCGTCGAGGCCGTGCTGCCGTGGCTCCACGACGGCCATTCCACGGCGCTGCGCCCGAGCCTTGCGAAGGCCGTTCCGAAAACCGGCGCCCCGCGCGCGAATGCTGCGACCGACGCTCCGGCGGAATCATCAAAGGACCATCCATGA
- a CDS encoding dipeptide ABC transporter ATP-binding protein, giving the protein MTTAIATAPDAPAQRSSSLPDGCVLAVTGLTIRFTTSERTVTAVEDVSFSVERGETLAIVGESGSGKSVTSLGLMRLVEHGGGKIDAGRMLFRRRSGAVIDLATASGKTMRDIRGADIAMIFQEPMTSLNPVFSVGEQIAESIRLHQGLSRTAALAEALRMLDLVRIPEARNVLDRFPHQLSGGMRQRVVIAMALSCRPSLLIADEPTTALDVTVQAQILELIRQLQAEMKMGVLFITHDMGVVAEIAERALVMRRGSTIEEGATEAIFAAARHPYTRALLSAVPRLGAMTGTDAPRAFEFLRTDDSGGTAAGAAHPPVAVGAAPILKVRNLVTRFALASGLLGRVSRRVHAVEKVSFDLYPGETLSLVGESGCGKSTTGRSLLRLVDSESGIVEFGGRNVLEMPANGFRELRRNIQFVFQDPFASLDPRKTVGYSIMEPLIVHGLASGAAARARVRRLLERVGLSAGHADHYPHEFSGGQRQRIAIARALVLEPKVVIADESVSALDVSIQAQIVNLLMELQRELGVAYLFISHDMAVVERISHRVAVMYLGQIVEIGPRRAIFENPQHPYTRKLMAAVPVADPTRRHGRRELAAEDLPSPIRDVGDDPPVEPLHEVGPGHFVARHPIGAFDCGSSSF; this is encoded by the coding sequence ATGACTACCGCTATCGCGACCGCTCCTGATGCCCCGGCGCAACGGTCTTCCTCCCTGCCAGATGGATGCGTGCTCGCCGTCACAGGCCTCACTATCCGCTTCACGACCTCCGAACGGACGGTCACCGCCGTTGAGGACGTCTCATTTTCGGTGGAGCGCGGCGAGACGCTGGCGATCGTCGGCGAGTCCGGCTCGGGCAAGTCGGTGACCTCGCTTGGGCTGATGCGTCTCGTCGAGCATGGCGGCGGAAAGATCGATGCCGGGCGCATGCTTTTCCGCCGCCGTTCAGGTGCGGTCATCGACCTCGCGACCGCGAGCGGCAAAACCATGCGCGACATCCGCGGCGCGGACATCGCGATGATCTTCCAGGAGCCGATGACCTCGCTCAATCCGGTGTTTAGCGTCGGCGAGCAGATCGCGGAGTCGATCAGGCTGCATCAGGGTCTGTCACGGACGGCGGCACTCGCGGAGGCGCTGCGCATGCTCGACCTCGTGCGCATCCCCGAGGCGCGCAACGTCCTCGATCGTTTCCCGCATCAGCTTTCCGGCGGAATGCGCCAGCGGGTGGTGATAGCGATGGCGCTGTCATGCCGGCCCTCGCTGCTGATCGCCGACGAGCCGACCACCGCGCTCGACGTGACCGTCCAGGCGCAGATCCTCGAACTTATCCGCCAGCTCCAGGCGGAGATGAAGATGGGCGTCTTGTTCATCACGCACGATATGGGCGTCGTCGCCGAGATCGCAGAGCGCGCGCTGGTCATGCGCCGCGGCAGCACGATCGAGGAGGGGGCCACCGAGGCGATTTTTGCGGCGGCACGCCATCCCTATACGCGCGCGCTGCTCTCGGCCGTGCCGCGTCTCGGTGCCATGACCGGAACGGACGCGCCGCGCGCCTTCGAATTTCTGCGTACCGACGACAGCGGCGGCACGGCCGCCGGTGCGGCGCATCCGCCGGTCGCAGTCGGCGCCGCGCCGATCCTCAAAGTCCGCAATCTCGTCACGCGGTTCGCCCTGGCGAGTGGGCTGCTCGGCAGAGTGAGCCGGCGTGTCCACGCCGTCGAGAAGGTCAGTTTTGATCTCTATCCGGGCGAAACCCTGTCGCTTGTCGGCGAATCCGGATGCGGCAAGTCGACGACCGGCCGTTCGTTACTCCGACTGGTAGACAGCGAGAGCGGCATCGTCGAGTTCGGCGGCCGAAATGTGCTCGAGATGCCGGCGAACGGGTTCCGGGAGCTGCGCAGAAACATCCAGTTTGTGTTTCAAGATCCTTTCGCCTCGCTCGATCCGCGCAAGACCGTCGGGTACTCGATCATGGAGCCGCTCATCGTCCACGGCTTGGCGAGCGGTGCGGCGGCGCGCGCGCGGGTGCGTCGGCTGCTCGAACGCGTCGGATTGTCGGCCGGCCACGCCGATCACTATCCACACGAATTCTCCGGCGGCCAGCGCCAGCGCATCGCGATCGCCCGCGCACTCGTGCTTGAGCCAAAAGTGGTCATCGCTGACGAGTCCGTTTCCGCGCTTGATGTCTCGATCCAGGCGCAGATCGTGAACCTGCTGATGGAGCTCCAGCGCGAGCTGGGCGTCGCGTATCTCTTCATCTCCCACGACATGGCGGTCGTCGAACGGATCAGCCATCGCGTTGCTGTCATGTATCTCGGCCAGATCGTCGAGATCGGGCCGCGCCGCGCCATCTTCGAGAACCCTCAGCATCCCTATACGCGCAAGCTGATGGCAGCCGTGCCGGTCGCTGATCCGACGCGGCGTCACGGCCGTCGCGAGCTCGCCGCCGAGGATCTGCCGAGCCCGATCCGGGACGTCGGTGACGATCCGCCGGTCGAGCCGCTCCACGAAGTCGGTCCCGGCCATTTCGTCGCCCGCCACCCGATCGGCGCATTCGACTGCGGATCTTCCTCGTTCTGA
- the gsiB gene encoding glutathione ABC transporter substrate-binding protein GsiB: MKCPSLKIACGLAGLLSFGHTALAAGGVVLAIGGQPETLDPYNTNTTLTTAVTKSFYQGLFEFDKDLKVRPVLVESYTVSDDGLVYTFRLRQGVKFHDGTDFNAAAVKTNFDRVMNPDNKLARFNQFNRIAKTEATAPYTVTITLKEPFGPFINSLAHPSAAMISPAALAKWGKDIAFHPVGTGPFVFEDWKQTDYVKGRKFDDYWRKGFPKVDSITWKPVLENNTRAAMLQTGEADFAYPLPYEQAAALQSNDKLKTTISPSIILRYVSFNMLQKPFNDVRVRQAINYAINKEALAKVAFGGFAAPADSYVPEGVLYAHKMAPWPYNPAKAKALLAEAGYPNGFESALWSAYTTTTAQKTIQFLQQQLAQVGVKVQIQALEPGQRTEWVQTAPDPQAAKVRMYYAGWSSSTGEADWALRPLLATEAWPPKLNNTAYYSNPEVDALISKALRSVKDDERAAIYKEAQEKIYQDAPWALLVIEKNVYATAKRLSGIYVMPDSNIDSGDIAVE, translated from the coding sequence ATGAAATGCCCCAGCCTTAAGATCGCCTGCGGCCTCGCCGGGCTCCTTTCGTTCGGTCATACGGCGCTCGCTGCCGGCGGCGTTGTCCTGGCCATCGGCGGCCAGCCGGAGACACTCGATCCGTACAATACCAACACGACCCTGACGACGGCTGTGACCAAGTCGTTCTACCAGGGCCTGTTCGAATTCGACAAAGATCTGAAGGTCCGTCCGGTACTCGTGGAGAGTTACACGGTCTCCGACGACGGCCTCGTCTACACATTCAGGCTCCGCCAGGGCGTCAAGTTTCACGACGGCACCGACTTCAACGCGGCGGCGGTCAAGACGAACTTTGACCGCGTGATGAACCCGGACAACAAGCTCGCCCGGTTCAACCAGTTCAATCGCATAGCGAAAACCGAGGCGACCGCGCCATACACGGTGACGATCACGTTGAAGGAGCCGTTCGGCCCCTTCATCAACTCGCTTGCGCACCCCTCGGCCGCAATGATTTCTCCGGCCGCGCTCGCCAAGTGGGGCAAGGACATCGCCTTCCATCCGGTCGGCACCGGCCCGTTCGTGTTCGAGGACTGGAAGCAGACCGACTACGTCAAGGGCAGGAAGTTCGACGATTACTGGCGAAAGGGCTTCCCCAAGGTCGATTCCATCACCTGGAAGCCAGTACTCGAGAACAATACCCGCGCTGCGATGCTGCAGACCGGCGAAGCCGATTTCGCCTATCCGTTGCCCTACGAGCAGGCGGCCGCGCTCCAGAGCAACGACAAGCTGAAGACCACGATCAGCCCGTCGATCATCCTGCGGTACGTCAGCTTCAACATGCTTCAAAAGCCGTTCAACGACGTGCGCGTGCGCCAGGCGATCAACTACGCGATCAACAAGGAGGCACTCGCCAAGGTCGCCTTCGGAGGTTTCGCGGCGCCGGCCGACAGCTACGTGCCAGAGGGCGTGCTCTACGCTCACAAGATGGCGCCGTGGCCCTACAATCCGGCGAAGGCGAAAGCGCTACTCGCCGAGGCCGGCTACCCAAACGGCTTCGAATCGGCGCTCTGGAGCGCCTACACGACCACAACCGCGCAGAAGACGATCCAGTTCCTGCAGCAGCAGCTCGCCCAGGTCGGCGTCAAGGTCCAGATTCAGGCACTTGAACCCGGCCAGCGTACCGAATGGGTACAGACCGCACCGGATCCACAGGCCGCGAAGGTCCGCATGTACTATGCTGGCTGGTCGTCCTCGACCGGCGAAGCCGACTGGGCGCTGCGCCCGCTGCTTGCGACCGAGGCTTGGCCGCCGAAGCTCAACAACACCGCTTATTACAGCAATCCCGAGGTCGACGCCTTGATCTCCAAGGCGCTGAGGTCTGTCAAGGACGACGAAAGGGCGGCGATCTACAAGGAAGCCCAGGAGAAGATCTATCAGGACGCGCCCTGGGCGCTCCTCGTGATCGAGAAGAACGTCTACGCCACCGCCAAGCGTCTTTCCGGCATCTACGTCATGCCGGACTCGAACATCGATTCCGGTGATATCGCCGTCGAATGA
- the gsiC gene encoding glutathione ABC transporter permease GsiC: MLGYFVKRLLGLAPTLAIVAVLVFLFVHMLPGDPARLAAGQDADEQTVALVRSELGLDKPLPQQFATYFGQMLHGDLGRSIRTHRPVSTEISERFIPTLLLTLASMVWAVASGLAIGIVSAVSRNGWPDRLGMTLAVSGISFPPFALGMLLMQIFAVELGWLPTVGADSWRHYVLPSLTLGAAVAAIMARFTRASFVDVIGEDFVRTARAKGLNERVVILKHCLRNALIPVVTMMGLQFGFLLGGSIVVEAVFNWPGVGRLLIDAVAQRDYPVIQGLVLLFSTEFILINLAVDLLYGVINPTVRYE; this comes from the coding sequence ATGCTCGGCTACTTCGTGAAACGGCTCTTGGGGCTCGCGCCGACGCTCGCGATCGTAGCGGTGCTGGTGTTCCTGTTCGTGCATATGCTGCCGGGCGATCCGGCGAGGCTTGCCGCCGGCCAGGACGCCGACGAACAGACGGTCGCGCTGGTGCGCAGCGAGCTCGGGCTTGACAAGCCGCTGCCGCAGCAGTTCGCGACTTATTTCGGCCAGATGCTGCACGGCGATTTAGGCCGCTCGATCCGGACCCACAGGCCGGTCTCGACCGAGATCAGCGAGCGATTCATACCGACGCTGCTGCTCACTCTCGCCAGCATGGTCTGGGCGGTCGCCTCCGGTCTCGCGATCGGCATCGTGTCGGCGGTCTCTCGCAACGGCTGGCCGGATCGGCTCGGCATGACGCTCGCGGTTTCCGGCATCTCGTTCCCGCCGTTCGCGCTAGGCATGCTCCTGATGCAGATATTCGCCGTCGAACTCGGCTGGCTGCCAACGGTCGGCGCCGACAGCTGGCGCCACTATGTGCTGCCGTCGCTGACGCTCGGCGCCGCAGTTGCTGCGATCATGGCCCGCTTTACCCGCGCCTCCTTCGTCGACGTGATCGGCGAGGACTTTGTGCGCACCGCCCGCGCCAAGGGACTTAACGAGCGTGTCGTAATCCTCAAGCATTGTCTGCGCAACGCGTTGATCCCGGTCGTGACCATGATGGGCCTGCAATTCGGCTTCCTGCTCGGCGGCTCGATTGTGGTCGAGGCGGTGTTCAACTGGCCGGGTGTCGGTCGACTGCTCATCGATGCGGTCGCGCAGCGCGATTACCCGGTGATCCAGGGGCTCGTGCTCCTGTTTTCGACCGAATTCATCCTGATCAATCTCGCCGTCGATCTGCTCTATGGCGTGATCAACCCGACAGTCCGCTACGAGTGA
- the gsiD gene encoding glutathione ABC transporter permease GsiD, translating into MIEPVAAGTAGSAALAAASGSVRTPWTEFWRKFRRQKVALVALGFIAVLCLAAIVAPAIAPYDAENFFDYDQINAGPSWAHLLGVDPLGRDIFSRILMGARISLATGFLSVALGSIVGTLLGLLAGYYEGWRDRIVMRICDVLFAFPGILLALGIVAILGPSLVNVVVAVSVFSVPAFARLVRGSTLVLKRMTYIEAVRSIGASDWTILIHHILPGTISSIIVYFSMRLGTSIITAASLSFLGLGAQPPTPEWGAMLSEARADMVNAPHVALFPSLAIFLTVLAFNLLGDGLRDALDPKIDRR; encoded by the coding sequence ATGATCGAGCCTGTCGCCGCCGGCACCGCCGGCTCCGCAGCCTTAGCGGCGGCTTCCGGTTCTGTCCGGACGCCATGGACTGAATTCTGGCGCAAGTTCCGCCGCCAAAAGGTCGCGCTCGTGGCGCTCGGCTTCATTGCCGTACTGTGCCTTGCGGCCATCGTCGCGCCCGCGATCGCGCCCTACGACGCGGAGAATTTCTTCGACTATGATCAGATCAACGCAGGCCCGTCGTGGGCGCACCTGCTCGGCGTCGATCCGCTCGGCCGGGACATCTTCAGCCGTATCCTGATGGGCGCACGGATCTCGCTTGCGACCGGCTTCCTTTCGGTCGCGCTCGGCAGCATCGTGGGCACCTTGCTCGGTCTGCTCGCGGGCTACTACGAAGGCTGGCGGGACCGCATCGTGATGCGCATCTGCGACGTCTTGTTCGCATTTCCGGGCATCCTGCTCGCACTCGGCATCGTCGCAATTCTCGGTCCGTCGCTCGTCAACGTCGTTGTCGCGGTCTCGGTCTTCTCGGTTCCGGCCTTCGCGCGCCTCGTTCGCGGCTCGACATTGGTGCTCAAGCGGATGACCTACATTGAAGCCGTCAGGAGCATTGGCGCCTCGGATTGGACGATCCTGATCCACCATATCCTGCCTGGCACGATTTCCTCGATCATCGTCTACTTCTCCATGCGGCTCGGAACCTCAATCATCACCGCGGCGAGCTTGTCGTTTCTCGGCCTCGGCGCGCAGCCGCCGACGCCTGAGTGGGGCGCCATGCTCAGCGAGGCGCGCGCCGACATGGTCAACGCGCCTCACGTCGCGCTCTTCCCGAGCCTGGCGATCTTCCTAACCGTGCTCGCCTTCAATCTTCTCGGTGACGGCCTGCGCGACGCGCTCGACCCCAAGATCGACCGCAGATGA
- a CDS encoding isoaspartyl peptidase/L-asparaginase family protein, with product MRALSKSSHATKEQTRPGNGDDERATNERGPVAIAIHGGCGVMAKADLTDAEWAEARAALAEALRAGWRILAAGGRALDAVEAAVVAMEDSPHFNAGHGAALNEAGFHELDASIMDGATLSAGAVTLVRHIRNPIRAARAVLERSEAVFLGGEAADVFARAQGMATVEQSYFTTERHVKALATMKARQAAGEQAMASEAEKHGTVGAVALDRCGHLAAATSTGGYTNKPVGRIGDSPVIGAGTYARDGIVAVSGTGKGEVFLRHAVGHEVASRIAYLGETVAQAANKVVHGDLAPHRIGAGLVAVGADGSIAAPYNTDGMFRGWVATDGRMCIATHDEIWEFCGDRP from the coding sequence ATGAGAGCGCTATCCAAGTCGTCGCATGCAACTAAGGAACAGACGCGCCCCGGCAACGGCGACGACGAGCGTGCCACGAATGAGAGGGGTCCGGTCGCAATCGCGATCCACGGCGGCTGCGGCGTTATGGCGAAGGCGGATCTAACGGATGCGGAATGGGCCGAGGCGCGCGCCGCGCTCGCCGAGGCGCTGCGCGCCGGCTGGAGGATCCTGGCCGCCGGCGGGCGAGCGCTGGATGCGGTCGAGGCCGCCGTCGTCGCGATGGAGGACAGTCCGCACTTCAACGCGGGTCACGGCGCGGCGCTCAACGAGGCCGGCTTCCACGAACTGGATGCCTCGATCATGGACGGCGCAACGCTTTCTGCCGGCGCGGTGACGCTCGTCCGGCACATCCGCAATCCGATCAGGGCCGCCCGTGCCGTGCTCGAGCGAAGCGAGGCGGTCTTTCTCGGCGGCGAGGCGGCCGACGTATTCGCCCGCGCCCAGGGCATGGCGACCGTCGAGCAGAGCTATTTCACCACGGAGCGGCACGTGAAGGCACTCGCGACGATGAAGGCGCGCCAGGCGGCAGGCGAGCAGGCCATGGCTAGCGAAGCGGAGAAGCACGGGACCGTCGGCGCCGTCGCGCTCGACCGGTGCGGACACCTGGCGGCCGCGACCTCGACCGGCGGCTACACCAACAAGCCCGTCGGCAGGATCGGAGACAGTCCAGTGATCGGCGCCGGCACCTACGCTCGCGACGGCATCGTCGCGGTCTCCGGTACCGGCAAGGGCGAGGTTTTCCTTCGCCACGCGGTCGGCCACGAGGTCGCGAGCCGGATCGCTTATTTGGGCGAGACAGTCGCACAGGCGGCGAACAAGGTCGTCCACGGCGACCTGGCGCCACACCGGATCGGCGCTGGCCTCGTTGCAGTCGGCGCAGACGGCTCGATCGCGGCGCCCTACAACACCGACGGCATGTTTCGAGGCTGGGTCGCAACCGATGGCCGCATGTGCATCGCGACCCACGACGAGATTTGGGAGTTCTGCGGCGACCGGCCGTGA
- the yacG gene encoding DNA gyrase inhibitor YacG: MPPEKKQKTAPAAPGKPCPVCGKPATAAAAPFCSDRCRQIDLGHWLTGSYRIPARDDDVEQD; this comes from the coding sequence ATGCCTCCTGAGAAGAAACAGAAGACGGCGCCGGCTGCGCCCGGCAAGCCGTGCCCGGTCTGCGGCAAGCCGGCGACCGCTGCCGCTGCGCCGTTCTGCTCCGATCGCTGCCGGCAGATCGATCTCGGCCACTGGCTGACCGGCTCCTACCGCATTCCGGCGCGCGACGACGACGTCGAACAGGATTAA
- a CDS encoding Maf-like protein produces MLGRQKLVLASGSPRRLALLNQAGIEPDALRPADVDETPRKGELPRACATRLARAKAEATLEAVKLDDELRGAFIIAADTVVAVGRRILPKAELVEEASQCLRLLSGRNHRVYSAICVVTPKEAFRQRLVETRVRFKRLNDEDIAGYVDSGEWRGKAGGYAVQGIAGSFVVKLVGSYTSVVGLPLYETASLLGGEGYPIRSGWLDAS; encoded by the coding sequence ATGCTCGGCCGCCAAAAACTCGTCCTCGCCTCGGGCTCGCCCCGCCGCCTCGCGCTCCTCAACCAGGCCGGCATCGAGCCGGATGCGCTGCGCCCAGCCGATGTCGACGAAACCCCGAGGAAGGGCGAACTGCCGCGCGCCTGCGCGACGCGGCTCGCCCGGGCCAAGGCCGAGGCGACGCTCGAGGCGGTCAAGCTCGACGACGAACTGCGCGGCGCCTTCATCATCGCCGCCGACACCGTGGTGGCGGTGGGCCGGCGCATCCTGCCCAAGGCGGAGCTGGTGGAGGAGGCGAGCCAGTGCCTGCGGCTGCTGTCCGGGCGCAATCACCGGGTCTACAGCGCGATCTGCGTGGTGACGCCGAAGGAAGCCTTCCGCCAGCGCCTCGTCGAGACGCGGGTGCGCTTCAAGCGCCTCAACGACGAAGACATCGCGGGCTATGTCGATTCCGGCGAATGGCGCGGCAAGGCCGGCGGCTACGCGGTGCAGGGCATCGCCGGCTCGTTCGTCGTCAAGCTGGTCGGCTCCTACACCAGCGTGGTCGGCCTGCCGCTGTACGAGACGGCGAGCCTGCTCGGCGGCGAGGGCTATCCGATCCGTTCCGGCTGGCTCGATGCCTCCTGA
- a CDS encoding arsenate reductase ArsC, with product MDARPRHPQSVLFACGLNSVRSPMAESLLHHMFPSTLYVRSAGVRKGEIDPFAVAVMAELGQDISRHKPQTFEELEDWEGFNFDLIITLSPEAHHKALELTRTSAAEVEYWPTPDPTDTEGSREQKLAAYREVCDGLLMRIRRRFGSVPRGAD from the coding sequence ATGGATGCGCGCCCGCGCCATCCGCAGTCGGTGCTGTTCGCCTGCGGCCTCAACAGCGTGCGCTCGCCGATGGCCGAGAGCCTGCTGCACCACATGTTTCCCTCGACGCTCTATGTCCGCTCGGCCGGCGTGCGCAAGGGCGAGATCGATCCCTTCGCCGTGGCGGTGATGGCCGAGCTCGGCCAGGACATCTCGCGCCACAAGCCGCAGACCTTCGAGGAGCTGGAGGACTGGGAAGGCTTCAATTTCGACCTCATCATCACCCTGTCGCCGGAGGCCCATCACAAGGCGCTGGAACTCACCCGCACCTCGGCGGCGGAGGTGGAATACTGGCCGACGCCGGACCCGACCGACACCGAAGGCAGCCGCGAGCAGAAGCTCGCCGCCTATCGCGAGGTCTGCGACGGGCTCCTGATGCGCATCCGCCGCCGCTTCGGCTCGGTTCCGCGCGGCGCGGACTGA
- a CDS encoding UPF0262 family protein, which produces MSPAPEQDDRNNRIVAVTLDEESIGRSGPDIEHERAIAIYDLIEQNLFAPAGDAGGPYTLHLGISGNRLMFDIRREDATPVVVHLLSLTPFRRIVKDYFMICDSYYHAIRTATPDKIEAIDMGRRGIHDEGSRTLMERLDGKVRVDFETARRLFTLISVLHWKG; this is translated from the coding sequence ATGAGCCCCGCGCCCGAACAGGACGACCGCAACAACCGCATCGTCGCGGTGACCCTCGACGAGGAATCGATCGGTCGTTCGGGCCCGGATATCGAGCATGAGCGGGCGATCGCCATCTACGACCTGATCGAGCAGAACCTGTTCGCGCCGGCGGGCGACGCCGGCGGGCCCTATACGCTGCATCTCGGCATCTCCGGCAACCGCCTGATGTTCGACATCCGCCGCGAGGATGCGACCCCGGTGGTGGTGCACCTGTTGTCCCTGACGCCGTTCCGCCGGATCGTGAAGGACTACTTCATGATCTGCGACAGCTACTATCATGCGATCCGCACCGCGACCCCCGACAAGATCGAGGCGATCGACATGGGCCGGCGCGGCATCCATGACGAAGGCTCGCGCACGCTGATGGAGCGGCTGGATGGCAAGGTGCGGGTCGATTTCGAGACCGCGCGGCGCCTGTTCACGCTGATCTCCGTGCTGCACTGGAAAGGCTAG